ACAGGTGGAAGgactaatgtaaaaaaaattggatagattagtcgactacaaaaataatcgtTTGTTGCAGCTctactctgatgttctatctctctatcctgttctgttctcctcctcctgtccactaaccccaaccagtcaaagcagaagCTGCTACCTCTGAGCCTgattctgctggagatttccaCCCATTAAGAGGGAGTTGTTCCTCCCCACCGTCTctgatgcttgtttatgtggaattgttggttttttttcttaacaatttaacattttgtgttgagtgctatgagatgaattattgttgtaattggcactatataaataaagttcaaattaatttaCCTTCTAGATGTTTGAGCAGAGCTCTGCAGCTGTTTCCGTGAGCAGAGATGAGGATGGTTCGTCCCCTCCTGATCTCAGGAAGCACCGATCCTTCCCAGAAGGGCAATAGACGCTGCAGCACCTCCTTCAGGCTCTCAGCTCGGGGCAGCTCCTCTTTGGGGACGTCACAGACGGAGTACCGGCGGTCGTTGTAGATGTGGGTGTAGTAGGGGTGCGAGGCTTCAATAGGCGGCGGCGTCATGTCGTAGCTGCGCCTCCAAAGCTTCACCTGCTGCTCTCCGTGCTGCAGGGCCATCTCAGCACGGTTCAGGCCAATCAGCGCTCCATAGTGCCGCTCGTTCAGCCGCCAGGACTTGACCACGGGAACCCAGAGCTGGTCCATTTCCTCCAGCACTAACCAGGCAGTGTGCACGGAGCGACTCAGCACAGAGGTGAAGACCATGTCCAGCTGAAGGTCCCGCTCCCGCAGCAGGCGGCCGGCGGTCCGAGCCTCCATCAGCCCATCGGGGCTCAGCCCCTGATCTACCCAGCTGCAGAAACGGTTCTCCTTGTTCCACGCTCCCTCACCAtgacgcagcagcagcagcgtgtaCGTCGACATCCAGAAACACGACCTTAGGGCTCACAACCAGTCCCTGCCGCTTTTTCTGCTTTCACGAtcttatctgaaaaaaaaagtaattattagTTTGCtaataaattacacaaataccTCA
This genomic window from Gouania willdenowi chromosome 6, fGouWil2.1, whole genome shotgun sequence contains:
- the bpgm gene encoding bisphosphoglycerate mutase, with protein sequence MSTYTLLLLRHGEGAWNKENRFCSWVDQGLSPDGLMEARTAGRLLRERDLQLDMVFTSVLSRSVHTAWLVLEEMDQLWVPVVKSWRLNERHYGALIGLNRAEMALQHGEQQVKLWRRSYDMTPPPIEASHPYYTHIYNDRRYSVCDVPKEELPRAESLKEVLQRLLPFWEGSVLPEIRRGRTILISAHGNSCRALLKHLEGISDEDIADVTLPTGVPVLLQLDEELKPLKPRELLGDQEKIQEAIRKVEEQGRVTGQRSS